Within the Candidatus Latescibacterota bacterium genome, the region TTCTGGCCGTCCGGGTCTTGGCCGATTACCTTGCCCTTTACTATTCTATTGCTGAATATCGCTCCTGTCGCCCTGGAACTGAACTGGACACACGATTGGGCCAGCAAAGGCATTATAACAGAACATGCTCCTGCGAATGGCGTGTCCTTTTCCTCCACATTCATCTTAACGAACTTGATGGCCATCGCCATAGTCCGTTCCCAATCTTTGCGCGCGTCCTTATCGTACTTATACTCCTGAGTGACCTTCACGCCAATCCGGCGTACAACCTCGTCTTTCAGCGCGGGTACGATATTCGCCATCTTGCTCCACTTCACAAGCTGCTTCGGGTCAGTGCCCTTGGCGTTGTTGCCCGTAGCGTCCTTCAGACCCCGTGAAGCATAGTACTTTCTGTTCTTCGTCACGTATTTCGGCATTTCACCGCCCCTTTTTCTTCCATTCAACCATGATTAAACGCTCACGTTCCTTAAGCGCGGCAATGGCATCTGCGAATGACCGGTGTATGTGATCCTCATGTATGCGTAAACCACGATTGTTGCAGCCATCCAGGCGCAACATAATCGCATCAAAGATTTGAGTTGGAATATCAAGCGTTTTTGTCCAACGTATTTTAGCAGCATCTATTTTAAGTTCTATGGGCCGACCTGCCCTTTGTAAGCCTTGCCCGCTTATTCCTACTATTTCATTGTAACTGCCCTTGGGCCATCCATCATCGTATTTCGGCATCTTTTCAGCCTTTCTGAGTTAGCAGCTTTTGTGCGATCTCGTTGGCTGGTACGGTTAAGTCACCGTCTCTTAGTATCTTATCTAAAAGTATACCGGGTAGGCTACCGCACATTTCTACCGTACCAACATTGGGGCTATTCTTTTTGAGAGTCGTCTTATAAAACACCACCGCCACACTATCACCTGCAAGATGTATCTTAAAATCCCCACTTGCGTAACTGGCGAATGGCTTTATTGTATGCTGCGAATTTGGTAATCTAAACGCTTCTGGTTTAATCTTCTTCCAGGCCATCGTCTAACTCTCCTTCACGATTTCAAGCCAGTCTTTGAACTTAAACAGCAGTTGGCGGCTGCAAGCATTAGACGGTTATCTTGTCAACGGTCTTTCCCTGTTCGTTCATCACGTAGACTGTTGCCGGTGGTTCGATGATAAACGACTTCATGCTATCCAGATCAAGTCTAAGCGCGAAACTCGGCTTTACCTTAACATCACCACAAAAGGTTGTAGCCCCCGCTTCTTCTGGGGTACTGGCCCTAACGTAGTTTTGTATATTCTGGTGATTCACACAAGTTGCTTCTCGCATTTTAGTCTCCACCAGTTTCTGAGCCGGTGGATTACTACCAGCTTCTGCTGTGTTCTCCACTTCTTGATACAACTCGATCTTGATCGTAAACATCGCGCTACTCCTTCTTCTTCTGGATACTGCGTTGTGCTTCCGCCAACTGCTGCTTCTTCTTCAAATATATATCACGCATATCCTTATGGTCAACCTGTCTCGCTCCCATGTTGATCGCCGCGTCAATCTTGCTGTTCATGGCATCAAAATGAACGCTGTTTTTACCCGTGTTTTGGAGCCAAGTCTGACGCAGACCTATCTTAAGGCCGAACTCAATTTGTGTCTATCGCCACGCCTCTGTCCGACATGCTCACTCGGTTTGACCTTTACCCATTTGAGATAGCATTGCATGGTTGACATCGGGCAACCTATGAGTTTAGCAACTTGTCCTGTAGTATATGTTTCAAGCATTTGCCTTTCTCCTGCGCCTCTCGCGCCTTCTCAATGTCCTGCGCCACTTTCGGGAACTCCGCTCTTCCTCTTCCCCGCTTGACAAAGCCAATAGAATGCTGTATTATTAAACTCAACGGATGCAAAGCCCGTTCGCAAGCGGCTGACACAGGGTCTCGATCCGGCAAGCGCTCCACTCAAAAGGTGGGGCGTTTTGCTTTTAGCCTTTTCCCACACAATCCTCTTTCTCTGCATTCTTGATTATCTCCATCGTGCAGGCCAAGCAGAATTTCCTGACAAGTTCATTTGATAACCGCGCCGGTTGCCCGCAATCGCATACGCCTATGATTGGAAAGGAAGTCTGGTATTCAATGCTCATCTTGTTACCCTCTTTATCAATGCCCATGACCACTATTCGGTTCTGATGACAACTCTCTTTGTTCTCCGCCATAGGTAGGTAGCCAAGTCACGCCAATATGGGCACGCCCCCTCTGGAATGCACTCATCGGCTGGCTTAAATCCATAGGGCTTCCATGCTCCGCGCCGATCTTTGTAGCACTTAAACCAGCGCCACGCTACGCTGGTTCTAAAAATATGATTCCACCACCCTACACGATACCATAACCAGAATAGCGGAACAACAGGAGCTATTGCATATCTTAAGTCGGGCCAATTGCCCAGAGTCGCCCATCCTACGTTTACCCACGGGAATCTCATCGGCCCTAAATCGTCAACATACTCACGGCTCACCGTTATCGTGCTCTGAAATGCTGGAAACATCAGAACCCCCTTAGTGTTCCGGATGAACGTAACCGCAGATCAAACCCTTTACCTGAATGTATTTCCATCTCCACGGATGTTCTCGCTGCCATTTCGCAAAACGCATTTCAGCAAGTCCAATCTCAAAGGCTTGCTTGTCGCACATCTCCCGAAAGCTACCCATATAGTTATTGCTCATAATCAGTACCCACTTATAGGGCTTTTGCCCTTGTCGCGTTGACGGTGGAGTGCCGCATGTCGCCTGTGTTGCAGGCTATCCTTGTAAGTTTTGTTCTCGCGCCTCTGGTATTCAACCGGCTTTATCCTGAAAGCAAAGGTCTGGGCCAGCGCATCTCCAAAGTCCGGGCTGTCAAGTTCACGCGCCTTCATATGCTCCTTGCGCTCCAACTGTATCTTATCCGCAACGCTAAAGCCATACTCGATAGATGTCAGGTCTGTTTCAAGGTAATCGTACTCGCGCTGCTCCAGGCCACTCAGGTCTGCGGTCTTCAGCCATTCGCGCATGTTTCCCCACATCTCGGCCCGCTTATTGAAGTATTTCTTCTTGCTTGACCGGCTACCCGCCACAACGGAGAACCAGCGGCACTTAAGCTGCCTGCCACGATCAATGACACCTGTCCCCGGCCCTGTCTCATCGATAAACACGGCATCGGCACCGTATTCGTCTTCAGCGTCCTGCACCAAGCTAACAATTGTCATGTTATCAAGCTCTCGATACTCGCGTATCTCCAGTATTCTAAGTCCCTGCCTTATAACAATAACAGTCCTGTCGTCACCGAAACGGGCTACATCAACGCCTATCACAATAGGCGAATCCTTGTAGAGATCGTAATCAAGCTTCCGCTTACGGGCCTCTTCCACCCAATCAAGGGCAATAAACTGCATTGAACTTGCGCGCGGAAACTCACCCTTCACCCTGACCCTCACAAAATCGCTGTCTTCTCCGTAATCGTCTATCCACTCCTGGATAAGCTGTTTCTCGGCCTTTTTCGCCGTCCTGCTGTCCACCTTGAAAGTCACCCAACGCTTGCGGAACTTCGTCCAGCAGGCTCTAAAGCGGCCCACGTTTCTTGTCGGGTTGCCGAAACATATCCAGATAGAGCCGGTTGTGGTCATGGCACCGCTGGCCACCTCCCATATCTTGTCATCGATAGCACTCGCCTCATCGAAGATCATCAGCACGTTTTCTTCGTGTGTACCGGCAAACGCCTCTGTATTCTGCTTGCTCCAGGGTGCGGCGGTCATAAAGTGCGTGGTAGGGTGTTCGATTGCGCGGAACTTGGTGGCAGTCCATTCAAACCAATGCTGGTTGATAACCATCTGGTGCCACTTCGATAGCTCCATCCATGTCTTGTCGGTCAACTGCATCTTGGTATTGGCGGTCACAACGGCCTTGATCGGTGTCCGCGTGGACATGAACCAGAGGATAATCCAGGCTACAAGGGCCGTGTTGTGTGTGACGATGAAATCATTTGCCAGATATAATTGATCCTCAGCCTCAACAGTTATACACATGCATTCTGCTTCACCGGCAAGCTCCACGCGATCAATAAACCTTTCCAGATATCGCTTCTGTGATGTCGGCCTTATTCTCTCTGCCTTGCGCTTAATGTAGCACGGAGTAAATCCGTCTGGAAACGTCAAGGAACACAAGTAGGCTCCGTTATGCGTCTTACTATGCAGTCTTGCCTTCCCGCCGATGGAACGAGTTAGCCATATCACGTCTTCGATGAGCAACTTAGATACAGAGCAATATTGAGCACATCCAGTATCAGAAACATATCCATCGGTGTCCATCAGGCCACGTAGCACCTCTTCGCGCACCTCACGGAGATTATACTTATAAATATCGGGCACATGTTTTTCTCGCGCACCACACTTGTCAACGCCGAGTCGCTCCAACGCTGGTCGCAAATGTCCCACATTAAATACCTTTGCCTTCGTCTCTCGCTTGCTTTGCCCCTCGGTGAGCCTATAGCGCGCCGAAGCGATGCGCTCAAACACCTCAGCGTCCATATTTGTAATACGGCTTGTATTTCGGCAACCATCCCCCAGCCATGCGCCCAGTGTATACGGATCAACATTGACCCACTGATATGGATATTCTACCGCACCATGACGCGGTATTTGGAATCTTCGTGCGCGCCCCTGCCCGTTTTTCCGCCGCGGCCCAGTTTCGGCGATCTCAGCAGTGCTCTTTGTTTCCCAATCTTTTCTGCGCTCTTTCACAAGCCATAAGTGCTCGGCGCACGTTAAGGTGCTGCTTTCATCGTCAAATATCACTCGATATATTGGCTTGATGCCCTGTGGGTGAATTTGTGCAATTCTTGTAGGCTTTCCGTCCCTACCAAAGACGGTATCTCCGGGCTTCAAATCTCCCCAGCGCCGTACACCGGTTGGCGTGTCCAGCTTCATATCAGTTGGATGCGCTTTTCCTGCCCCGTGGCCGCTGCTGACGGCCATCTGGATAGCGCGTGTTATGTTCCCATCTTTGCGCTTGAGCAGTTCTTCACGCAGCAGTCCAAGAAACTTGGTCTGCCAGATATCCGGCCCTGTCTCTTTTTCGAGAATAGTGCCCGATCTGCCCCAGGGAAGCGCCCACATGACAAAGCCGTAAGGGTCATCCTTGAAGCTCATTATCTTCAAGGTCAACTCTTTCTCGTTCAACTCCGCCTTTGCCGCGCCATCGTGGTGCGATCTGCCTGTAGATTGGGCATGTGCTGTGGCCTCACTCATTTTAGCTCATCCTTCCACCTTAATGGTTAACATTCCGAAATCTTTCATGTCACACCTTCGCAGTCTGGGTTAGTTGCTCCATCAGCGCAAAGAACGTATCGGCTGCTTCCGTACCACTCTTAACCAACTGCTGTTGCCGGGGTGGAACGCCCCACATACCGCTGAACTTGCAGATGAACAGCACCCCCTGGCGCTGGCAGGAGAACGTACCCCGTGAGGCCATAATCTCCATGCTCTTGAATATTTCGCTCTCGCCCTTACTCATCGGCTTCTCCATTTCATAAACTACTCCCGTAGTGATTTGATGAATCCGCAAAGCGCAAAGATGGACTACAGCAATGAGTTGATATTGGGATGCTTTCCAGGGCTTAAAAATTCCTCTATTGCATAGCACACCATTAATTCGCTTCGCTTGCGCGTGTTGAGCATGTCGGAAAATATTGCATCACCATCCCCGCCAATTCGTATAGCCTCTCTCGTAGCCATCCACCTCTTAGCCAAAATTTCAAGGGCCAGCGCATAAACCATATCGACATAGGACTTACTAACGCCCTTGTCTATTGGGATCAACAGCATCTCCGACACTGGAAGGGGAATATTTAGACCATTAGTAAACCGAATTCGCTCATTTTTACCAACAACATCTCCCTTTAAGCAGTCGCCACGAGTGATTTCCACGAAACTATCTTTAGTCCAGTTGTCATCCTTGATGTCCTCTGGCTTGAATATCTCTGACCCTTTATCAGACATTTTTCTTCCTCTCTGCAAGCATCGCATCGGCAAGTCTGTAACTCGCTTCTGCGGCATTTCCTGGCCTAATTGCTACACCGGCTTTCTTTGCATCTTTATACAGCGAATCCATAACCCCAGCCAGAGCCTGTCCCGCAAACCAATCGCGGAGAGACATACCCTCTGGTACAAGGCTACGATTACCGTCTTTGTCGAGAGCGCACATAGGATGATTACTTGGGAACGCTGGCCCTCCATCTATTTTATCACTCATTAGTCTTCCTCCGGTATCTTGACATTGGCCAGCTTGCAGACGGCTTCAAAGACAGCCGCGCTGAGGTTAGCATCAAGTGCGAGTTGGTCCTTCCGCTTGATGCTAACCTCCTTCTCGTGCGGTTTCGATGTCCAGATGCAATGCCCATATTCGGAGATGCTTACCTGAACATGGTTGCCGCTCTTGACCGCCAATATCTTCAGCACGTCGAAAAGAAAAGCAAGATCGGCATTTGGGTACATAAATTCACGCGGCTCTCCATCCCTCTTGCGGCTAACGCAGAAAACCGCTCCACCCCACGGCTGCATCCAGTCGCCATCTTCATTCGGTTTAGCACCCATCGCCTTCCAGAAAATCTCCCTCCAGCCTTGATCTGACCTCTTTTCTTCACTCATCAGGGTTTGCCTCCCGGCCATAATTCGCAACCAGCGGGCCATGTCTGTATCAGGTCTACCAACGGAAAAAATACAATCACAATAAGGGCTACAACCAGCCAAAACATATATCTCTTCTCGCCTTGCGTCATTGGGCGCTTGAATCGCGCCGGGTTCCCATTTTTATCGAGTATCATCACCCACCCCGTAACGAGTCGAGTTGATGGTTTGTCCCGTTAGGATCGGCAAGTAGTGCAATAGCCTTATTCATCCCTATGTGGTGCATGTGAACATTGCGATTGAAGTGCTGAAGGAGGGTGGCAATGCTCAGGAACTCCACAAAAATAACTTCATTTGTCTCCTCATCGTCCTCCACCTCCCCGGATATGTGTTCACGCCACCGCTTAAAGGCGCTATCCATTGCTTTAAGATTCACGGTTGTCTCCTTAAAAAACTCTTTCCGACTAATCACAATTCACCCCCCGCTCAAGAGCCTCACGCCAGCAGCTAATGAAGTAGGCCGCTGCCTTCCGGTTCTTCATCGCCTCAAGGATATCGTTCTCACTCCCACCAGGCGGTATGTACGAGTTTTGCCCGCTGATTTCATTGTGGTTGCCGTACAGGGCGGCGGCAAGGCCGAAGCTGGTGAAAGCATAGTAACCGGGGCCGACATTGACGTTCATATCCATGCGCATCAGGTCGTAGCAGCGCAGCAGAACGTCTATCCATACCTTCTTCAACTCCGGTAGCCTTCTGTATTGCTCGTAGGGAATGAGGATAAGCGCCTCAAGATCGGTGAGAAACTGGCTGACGCGGCCAAGGGCTTCCGCTCCCATACCCTTGTGTGCGTCATCAGGGAGATCAAACGCGGCCTTCACGCCATCAAGGGTTTCTGAACGCCACCAAAATTCGGCGGCATCTCTGGGTATCGTGCCTATCTGGCTTGTATATCGATCTACAACCTCTATCGCTTGCTCACGTGATGTTTCTGGTGCTCCTACGATTTCCATTGTCTGTTCTCCCCTTTAGGAGTGTTTAGCCTATCAGAACCTTCCAGATCAGCAGCACAAGGCAATAGCCGACACAGGCTACCGCCACCACGGCGAGAATGAACTTCGCCAGCACCCACCAGAGGACATCCATGACCAGCCGCTTGAGGTCAAAGTGAATGGGGTACATCATGCTCACCGCCTCTTCCTGAATAGCGCCCGTATCTGGTTGGCACTTTCGGCGGCAACGAGACAAAATCCGGCATCCTGTAGCCGGTATTGTACCGTCCGCAGTACATTATCCCGGTTGAAGTAGACCTCAGTCCTGAGTTCCATAATATCGTTGCGAAGTTTCAGGATATCGACTTGGTTTGCATCGGGCTGAAGAGAACCGCCACAGGAGAGAAGCGCAGCCCAGCCAACGAACACTCCGGCCAGAATCCAGACGCAGACAGCGGTGGTTATCAAGCCTGACTTTATATTGGCGGTCACAACAGCCTCCCAAGGAAGATACCCACCATAATGCAGACAACCCAGATTGCGGGCCATATCCAGAACGGAACCCTTCTTACTTCTCGGTATTCTTTCACATCAACCTCCCTCTGGGGTTATTTGTAGTGCCTGTAACCATCACAAGCGCCGTTGTTGTGCATAGACCGTTAATCTACGCACCGCTAAATATGGCGATTATATACTTGACATACCCGCCGCAAAGGATGTATATTGGAAATAGACCTTTCAAGCTACGGAGTATCAAATGAATGACAGTGGCAAAAAAACCACCGAGAAAGAAACCAAGAAGGCCATCCCCCCGGATAGATTTAAATATAGCCTCTTTTTTGTTTTTGGGATAGGCCAGGTTGCTATTACAATACTTCTTAGCAATGGGAATCTCTTGTTGGGCTACATTGTCGCCGTGATTGTTATCGCCGGAGCAATTATCCTTTTCAATGGGCATGGTAACGCACTCCTAATAAAAGTAAAACAGGAAGCCGAAGATCGTTTAAGACAAATCCAATCCGAAAAGGACACTCTGCAAATTCGCTATAAGGTTTTTTTACAAGTCCCAATCCAACCCATTTCATCACATGCCCTTACTGCAAGGGCGAAGGCTGTAAAGACTGTGAAAATTCAGGATTGTTTTATGATCCCCGTAAGGATTTTGAATAATCTGTCTGCAACGCGCCAAGCGGCTGCATGTTCCAAATGTAGAATTAAATTGCCGTCTTCTCTGTCATCTGGTGCTTGTAAAACACCACAGGTATGATTTGTTCGATAGGCAACGAGTTCGCCCAATTGCCATGCCCGCGCATCACCCTCATTGTCATTATGTTCATCTTGTATCAGTTCACCGTTAGCCTTAACATGCTGGAATATCTCAATTACTTGCTCAATCTCGTTCTTCTTGCCTTTCATCGTTTTATCCCCCTGTAGCGTTGAAGGCGAGGTACGTCAAGTATATAATCGCCATTAATTTTGACTACTCCCCAAGGTGCGCCCTGATCTCTGCCTGCATCTTGGCCTTGCTGGTAGCGCCCTTGCTCAACTCGCAGCCAACTTCCACGGCCCTGGCCTTGAGTCTCTTGCCCGTTGTCTCTGTGGGATCAACGTCTTCAGGCTGTACTTCTACCGGCTCCGCCTTCACCGCATAGATTTCAGCGGCGGCAAGCACAACCTCCACCGGCCAGCCGTTCAGGCGGTGATACCGCGTTTCCCGGCCCTCTGCGAGTGTTGACCGCTCAACATGCAGACACTGCACGGCGTTGTCCATGAAAACCAGATGACAGAGTACGCCAGGGCACCCCACGCGCTCAAACGAGGCATCGGGGGTCACGATATCACTATCGTGGAACGGCCTGAAGTCTACGGGTTCATCCAATCGCTTAAACATCTTCAAGCTCCTGTTAAGGTAATGGGTTAGTTAGGGCAGGGTATAGCCGAGCGTTGTGCTCTTACTGCGCGTATTGGCTATCTTTCGTATCCGACCATTAATACCAACCACGTGATACTCCCGCCAGATTACGCCAGAGGTGGTTACAGTAGAACCCAGAGGCTTCACCTCGACCAACCGTCCGATAATCCTTTCGCTCTCACCAATGGGCCAGTTCTTTCCGCGATTGACCGCGTATAGCTTCCCGCTTCGGAGACCGGCAAAGAACGGCTGATGCATTACCTCATGCCCACTGCGTACCCTCGTTTCCCACCAGACACGCAAGCGCTGTAGCGGTATCGAGATTGTCATTTAATGCGCTCCCATTCCATATGAATCGTTCTGATTCTTTGGAGGGTAAGCTGGCAGTTGTCGCCCCATGTACCAACTGCTACCGGCTGCTCATTGGGATATATTGTATCACAAACGACAAGGCCGTACACTTTGCCGTTGGCTGTCGTGTCGCACGCCAGATACCTCTCTATCGAACGACTTGACAGCTTGGTGGTGGTGATAACGCACCACAATATAATTATGGCGACAATCGTTAATGGTACAACACAATTTTTCATAATCCCTCCAATGCTATATTATCGGCAATTATAAACTATTTGTCAATTGCCCTTGACATCCTGTAATAAATTGTTTATAGTAAGGGTAAGAAGTTCACTTTCACTCCCGGCAGGAGGACGGCAATGAGCACCAATAGAAATAAAACGCTTGATAAGCTTGCCAGAATAAGGAGCCTGCTGCTGCTTGTTTTAGCCAGCGGAGATTCCGGTATCACAACGGATGAGGCATATAGGCTACAGGACTGTCGTGACACAATCGCACGGATAATCGGCAGCTAACCACCCCTGCCGGGCGGCGCTTGTACAGGCCGCCCGGCTTTCTCTTCACCCTACGCCAAGGAGCAGCAAATGAACAGCAACCAGCGCCCCGGCATCACGCTTTGCTTCCCCCCTGAAGAGCCGGTCGAAGAGCTTGACTTCTCTGACGCTGCCGAGTACAGGCGGGTGGACGCATTAGAACTCGACCCGGACGAGGATTAACGTGGCCGCCTGTAAACATAAGCGCCAGAAGTTTCTTGGCATCCAGGACTTCGGGCCTGACCTCCCCAAGCTCCGGCTCTACAACTGCCTTGATTGCAAGACAACGCTGGCAAGGCCCACAAGGAGAAAAA harbors:
- a CDS encoding DUF4031 domain-containing protein, which encodes MEFGLKIGLRQTWLQNTGKNSVHFDAMNSKIDAAINMGARQVDHKDMRDIYLKKKQQLAEAQRSIQKKKE